From Fundulus heteroclitus isolate FHET01 unplaced genomic scaffold, MU-UCD_Fhet_4.1 scaffold_42, whole genome shotgun sequence, one genomic window encodes:
- the LOC118560328 gene encoding tripartite motif-containing protein 16-like → MEQNQLDRETLSCSICLDLLKDPVTIPCGHSYCMKCIKNFWDEEDQKGIHSCPQCRETFTPRPVLKKSTMLAALVEQLKKTGLQAAPADLCYAGPEDVACDFCSGRKLKAIKSCLVCLASFCEKHLQPHYDSAAFKKHKLVEPSKNLQENICSRHDEVMKMFCRTDQKCICSLCLMDEHKGHDTVSAAAERTERQRELEVRRENIQQRIQDREKDVKLLQQELEAIKHSADKTVEDSEKIFTQLIRLIQKRSSDVKQQIRSQQETEGSRVKELQEKLEQEITELKRKDAELKQLSDTEDHNQFLHNYPSLSALSESTHSSSIKIRPLSYFEDVTAAVSELRDQLQDILRDAWTNISLRLTEVDVLLSEPEPKSRAGFLRYSCEITLDPNTANSRLLLSEGNRKVTFMDQPQSDSSHPDRFTDYYQVLSRESLTGRCYWEVEWGGIVYVAVAYKNISRAGGGNECGFGYNEKSWALFCSQGGYKFFHNSIWTSISGPGSSRVGVYLDHRAGILSFYSVSETMTLLHRVQTTFTQPLHAGVYVYYGGSAEFCKPK, encoded by the coding sequence atggagcagaaccagctggaccgagaaaccttgtcctgttcgatctgtctggatctactgaaggatccggtgactattccctgtggacacagctactgtatgaagtgtattaaaaacttctgggatgaagaggatcagaaaggaatccacagctgccctcagtgcagggAGACCTTCACACCGAGGCCCGTTCTGAAGAAAagcaccatgttagcagctttagtggagcagctgaagaagactggactccaagctgctcctgctgatctctgctatgctggacctgaagatgtggcctgtgatttctgctctggaagaaaactgaaagccatcaaGTCCTGTTTAGTCTGTCTGGCCTCTTTCTGTGAGAAACATCTTCAACCTCATTATGATTCAGCTGCATTtaagaaacacaagctggtggagccctccaagaacctccaggagaacatctgctctcgtcatgatgaggtgatgaagatgttctgtcgtactgatcagaaGTGTATCTGTAGTCTctgtttaatggatgaacataaaggccacgacacagtgtcagctgcagcagaaaggactgagaggcagagagagctggaggtgagacgagaaaacatccagcagagaatccaggacagagagaaagatgtgaagctgcttcaacaggagctggaggccatcaagcactctgctgataaaacagtggaggacagtgagaagatcttcactcagctgatccgtctcatccagaaaagaagctctgatgtgaagcagcagatcagatcccagcaggaaactgaagggagtcgagtcaaagagcttcaggagaagctggagcaggagatcactgagctgaagaggaaagacgctgagctgaagcagctctcagacacagaggatcacaaccagtttctccacaactacccctcactgtcagcactcagtgagtctacacactcatccagcatcaagatccgtcctctgagctactttgaggatgtgacagcagctgtgtcagagctcagagatcaactacaggacatcctgagagacgcatggacaaacatctcactgagactcactgaggtggatgttttactgtcagaaccagaaccaaagagcagagctggattcttgagatattcatgtgaaatcacactggatccaaacacagcaaacagtcgtctgttactatcagaggggaacaggaaggtgacatttATGGATCAACCTCAGTCTGATTctagtcatccagacagattcactgATTATTATCAGGTTctgagtagagagagtctgactggacgttgttactgggaggtggagtggGGAGGAATAGTTTATGTAGCAGTCGCATACAAGAATatcagcagagcaggaggagggaATGAATGTGGATTTGGATATAATGAAAAATCTTGGGCTTTATTTTGTTCCCAAGGAGGTTATAAATTTTTTCACAACAGCATCTGGACCTCCATCTCaggtcctggttcctccagagtaggagtgtacctggatcacagagcaggtattctgtccttctacagcgtctctgaaaccatgactctcctccacagagtccagaccaccttcactcagccgctacatgctggagtttatgtttattatggag